The following coding sequences are from one Gossypium hirsutum isolate 1008001.06 chromosome A12, Gossypium_hirsutum_v2.1, whole genome shotgun sequence window:
- the LOC107925724 gene encoding uncharacterized protein isoform X1, which translates to MSHEPMSYTSMHTWRARLGNIFPGFYWFLIHFSLVSFDKGLSNASFTDCAKHDPVVNEDIEKHFAELLTEELKLREVEGLEIQQHVDMALLEAKKLASQYQKEADKCNSSMETCEEAREKAEEALPAQMKLTTMWEIRAC; encoded by the exons ATGTCACATGAACCCATGTCCTACACCAGCATGCATACATGGAGGGCAAGGCTTGGAAACATCTTTCCTGGTTTCTACtggtttttgattcatttttcacTGGTGAGTTTTGATAAAG GACTGAGCAATGCTTCCTTTACAG ATTGTGCAAAGCATGATCCAGTGGTAAATGAGGATATAGAAAAGCATTTTGCAGAACTTTTGACAGAAGAACTGAAGCTAAGAGAAGTCGAAGGTTTAGAAATTCAGCAACATGTTGACATGGCATTACTCGAGGCTAAGAAGTTAGCATCACAGTATCAAAAGGAAGCGGACAAATGCAATTCGAGTATGGAGACGTGCGAAGAAGCAAGGGAGAAAGCTGAAGAAGCATTGCCGGCTCAAATGAAATTGACAACAATGTGGGAAATAAGAGCTTGTTAG
- the LOC107925724 gene encoding uncharacterized protein isoform X2, which produces MEGKAWKHLSWFLLVFDSFFTDCAKHDPVVNEDIEKHFAELLTEELKLREVEGLEIQQHVDMALLEAKKLASQYQKEADKCNSSMETCEEAREKAEEALPAQMKLTTMWEIRAC; this is translated from the exons ATGGAGGGCAAGGCTTGGAAACATCTTTCCTGGTTTCTACtggtttttgattcatttttcacTG ATTGTGCAAAGCATGATCCAGTGGTAAATGAGGATATAGAAAAGCATTTTGCAGAACTTTTGACAGAAGAACTGAAGCTAAGAGAAGTCGAAGGTTTAGAAATTCAGCAACATGTTGACATGGCATTACTCGAGGCTAAGAAGTTAGCATCACAGTATCAAAAGGAAGCGGACAAATGCAATTCGAGTATGGAGACGTGCGAAGAAGCAAGGGAGAAAGCTGAAGAAGCATTGCCGGCTCAAATGAAATTGACAACAATGTGGGAAATAAGAGCTTGTTAG